One Anolis carolinensis isolate JA03-04 chromosome 5, rAnoCar3.1.pri, whole genome shotgun sequence DNA segment encodes these proteins:
- the LOC100552136 gene encoding uncharacterized protein LOC100552136, giving the protein MPGQFKVVPNCTDFTVWMHSKTQVGGRAEFLILGCASRSKMTQRKQRKAGQRQGGGREKEEEEEEEEAGRARRLALRSSLLLLSFTPAPLLPSLPQHHNPSDVFCCGYILQEGSHPKDGLTHKKRLAVCSQVASETIKKKYHNICFPLCSAVMNKSSDLLEHVFCKSHCLSQGLFHSTGATHLPVCQSKWIRLVGWTLLL; this is encoded by the exons ATGCCAGGACagttcaaagtggtgccaaactgcactgatttcacagtgtggatgcactctaAGACCCAAGTGGGAGGCAGAGCCGAGTTCCTCATTCTTGGCTGCGCCTCTCGGTCCAAAATGACTCAAAGGAAGCAAAGGAAGGCCGGGCAAAGGCAGGGCGGGGGccgggaaaaggaggaggaggaggaggaggaggaggcaggcaggGCTCGAAGGCTGGCGTTGAGAagcagcctcctcctcctttccttcactCCAGCCCCGctgcttccctcccttcctcag caCCACAATCCCTCTGATGTATTCTGCTGTGGATACATCCTGCAAGAAGGCTCACATCCAAAGGATGGACTCACACACaagaagcggcttgcagtatgttctcaagtcgcttctgaaacgattaaaaaaaaataccacaaCATATGCTTCCCACTTTGCAGTGCCG TCATGAATAAATCATCCGATCTCCTGGAGCATGTTTTCTGCAAGAGCCACTGTCTGAGTCAAGGTCTGTTTCATTCTACAGGGGCCACCCACTTGCCTGTCTGCCAATCAAAATGGATTCGGTTGGTGGGATGGACCCTCTTGCTGTGA